A genomic window from Rattus norvegicus strain BN/NHsdMcwi chromosome 9, GRCr8, whole genome shotgun sequence includes:
- the LOC103690504 gene encoding ubiquitin-conjugating enzyme E2 N-like, with product MVYAMDLNMCQDVSLKSLRIVLRRTEPETKAELNLGSNKMVGLPLGIVKETQRWLAESIPDIKEKPDEKNAHYFHVVIAGPQDFPFKGRNFKLEPFLQEYPMAAPKVRFMTKIYHPRVDKLGRKYLVILKDKWTPALQIRTVLLLIQALLSDPNPDDPLANDIAEQ from the coding sequence ATGGTTTATGCCATGGATTTGAATATGTGTCAAGACGTGTCCTTAAAAAGCCTTAGGATAGTTTTGAGGCGAACAGAGCCGGAGACAAAAGCAGAGCTGAACTTGGGATCTAACAAGATGGTGGGGCTGCCCCTCGGGATTGTCAAGGAAACCCAGCGTTGGCTGGCAGAATCAATTCCTGACATTAAAGAAAAACCAGATGAGAAAAATGCCCATTATTTTCATGTGGTCATTGCTGGCCCCCAGGATTTCCCCTTTAAGGGAAGGAATTTTAAACTTGAACCATTCCTTCAAGAATACCCAATGGCAGCACCTAAAGTACGTTTCATGACCAAAATTTATCATCCTCGTGTAGACAAGctaggaagaaaatatttagttATTTTGAAAGATAAGTGGACCCCAGCACTGCAGATCCGAACAGTTCTGCTATTAATCCAGGCTTTGTTAAGTGATCCTAATCCAGATGATCCGTTAGCAAATGATATAGCCGAGCAGTAG